Genomic window (Heterodontus francisci isolate sHetFra1 chromosome 41, sHetFra1.hap1, whole genome shotgun sequence):
ttgataaggtcccacatgggagattggtcaagaaggtaagaacccatgggatccaaggcaatttggtaaattggatccaaaattggcttagtggcaggaggcagagggttgtttttgcaattggaagcctgtgaccagtggtgtaccacaggaattggtgctgggacccttgctgtttgtagtgtacattaatgatttagacgtgaatataggaggaatgatcagtcagttcgcagatgacatgaaaattggtgtcgtaaatagtgaggaggaaagccttagattacaggaattgatggccggcacagacatgatgggctgaagggcctgtttctgtgctgtatgactctatgactctatgacaatatagatcggctggtaagatgggcagagcagtggcaaatggaatttattcctgagaagtgtgaagtaatgcattttgggaggactaacaaagcaagggaacagacagtggatggtaggaccctaggaagtacagagggtcagagggaccttggtgaacttgttcatagatcactgaaggcagcagcatcggtagataaggtggttaagaaggcatatgggatacttgcctttattagctgaggcatagaatataagagcagggaggttatgatggagctgtataaaacgctagttaggccacagctggagtactgtgtacagttctgcgcaccactctataggaaggatgtgattgcactggagagggtgctgaggagattcatcaggatgttgcctgggctggagcatttcagctatgaatagagactggatagacaatggttgttttccttaaagcagagaaggctgaggagggacctgattgaggtatacaaaattatgaggagcatagatagggtagataggaagaaacgtttttccttagcagaggggtcaataaccagggggcatagatttaagataagggcaggaggtttagaagagatttgaggaaagatttttcacccagactgtggttggaatctggaacatattgcctgaagaggtggtagaggcaggaacccccacagcatttaagaagtatttagatgagcacttgaaatgccatagaatacgaggctactggccaagtgctggaaagtggaattagaatagataggtgttgatgaccggcagggacacgatgggccgaagggcctgtttctgtgctgtataactctatgactctaattaagtCCAAATTTATTTCGTTATGATGTAGAAGACTGATGAGGTGTGTCGGTGGTGTTGCCAACCATCCAGGATTGAGTTAGGATTTGAAGATTAATCCCCAGGAACAACACTCAGGGGAAAAATTATAGGGTCGTTAAAATAATTGTGTTTTTTTCATCATCTTAGAATGCTTTCATTTATTGGTTCTATAAATATtgctgatgggggggtgggggaaataaCTTTGATTGACAGTTAAGAATCAGCTAATCGGGTAACAAAAAGACTGTCTCCTTTCCAATTGGCTCAGGAAGGGGCGGGTACACCGTGAAGATGGATGTGTTGATTGGGCAATGGCAGGACTGTGGGGCGGGGGCAGTTGGAGTTGGAGGAAATCGCCCTGAAGacatccaatcagagttggcaatctCATACGCCAGTGATTCCGTTTTATTCTCCAAAGAATCAGTAGTCCAGTCAAAGGGTGTTATCAGCAACCCGGGGCACAAACTCTTGCTGCCTTTTGCGCTTTGTGTTTTGAGATCCAACACATagcaacacacagatacaaacgtaCACATGCATTTGTCATTAGAGTATAAAAACAAAGCTTTTACAATATCACTTAATAACTAGTGAGCAATTGCCTTATTAGAGGCCATCTCTGAGCCAATATTTTGGGACTTGATATGTAAAACAGGGACAGGGTTATTGCCATCTACTGGTTGGAAAGAAATTGCAGTGCGTAATCTGAGGAGTGTTAGTTTCATATAAAAGTGTCAAGGGCATATCCTACAATAATAAAAGCTTTGTTGTTCTCAGCGATGTGTGTCTGCCTGATTTGAAGTAGGTTGCACAATTATCACTATGACAACAGTAGCACACATTGGTGCTTATAAGAAGGAAGAAAGAACATGCAttaaaataacaacttgcatttatatagcacctatagcaGTAGAATTGATTTTCCTGAGTTTCAatgacatgtctgcaggatggaagatggtcgcatacccaaggtccttctgtatggtgaggtaattggggccagatgaccagtggggagcccaaagctctgcttcaaggatgctttcaagtgtgacatgaagtccctaaatgtcgactatcacacccaagagtcactagctggtgaaatggcaacacatcctggcgTGCACTACCACGATAACCAGTagctacagcaacttggcaacagatcaacattactaagactagcaatttaattcctgatttattttaaatttaaattgcTGAGGTACCATGGCGGGGATCTGAACTCGTGTCTCCaagtcattagtccaggcctctggattactagtccagtaaaataaTCACTATGGTACCGTATCCAACACATAGCAACACACATATACAAACGTACACGTACATTCACATTTTATTTAATGCATATTAAAGACATACACAAAACAGCAAAAATATGACATGCAGTTCTTTCCTCTCACTGCAAGAGGGTGACAAAATGCTTTGTAAATGAGCCAGCGACAGTGGTTCGCAGAGCCTTGAGCGTTTGACATATACTTCCCACAACACAGCAGCCATGCGTTGCCTTTAGCTAATAGTTATGAATGAGAAGGTGCACACATATAATGGATGATGTACCATGCCAGTGATTGTTTTGGCTTGAGGTGTTGTACCCTCATTCACTGGCCATTCAAGGTTATGTTTTGTACTAATTAACTGTTGAATTGTCCAATAATGTAAATATCAAAGTGGAAATGTAGTGCCGTAAAATAGAATTCTTACATAATATGAATAAAGTAACTTTGAATTAAGAACTTCATTGGATCAGTGTAGCATTGAATATTCAATCAGAATTTTAAATTCTTTTGTAAACTTTATTTCAAGAAGCCATAAGTAAACAGATGAATAAAATGATCAACCATTAGCATTCAGTTACAAATATTATTTGAGATTAATTTTCAAGAGAAGGATCAAGCCATAATGGGTTCATCATAAATTTCTTTTATGGGAGTGTATGGACAGTATAACTTTGTACagaaattttatacacttcaggaTCAGTGGGGCCATGGGTAGAGAGATTGGGTGAACTGGCTAATTGCACTCAGAGCCATAATGTTTTCCTACCCGTTAACTGTTGAACTTTGAACCACAACTCTTTGCACCATTGAGAGAAAAGGGCTAATCTAATAGAATTTAAGGCCCCACTCCTCCGATTAAAATAGTAGGTGTGTTCAACTATGCTCCAGACTACCTTGTGCGCTACAAGCATCAGTGAGAATGACACAAAACCATACCAGTCACAAAACCTGTGATGCTCCTTTCCCAGATGTGAAGGAGCCACTTAACAAATGCAAATGATGAATATGTTATTAAGCCAACCACCGCATACCTTAAACCAATAAAATAGCACCACAATAGTTTTTGCTTGAAAACTTGTGTCACTGACTGGAAGTTCTGTTTGGCAGTTTCTGGTTGGAGATGAGAGGAATAAATGATACATCATAGACTAGGACAACTCAGAATCAAACGGTGAGAAAGACCAGGAAGGAAGTCCAGAAGAGATATCACAatttcaacaggagcatcaaagtaagtcaagaatatcagttctgatgaaaggtcacagacttgaaacctcaactctgcttctctctccacagatgctgcccgacctgctgagtatttccagcaccttctgttttttttttcaagaataTCACATTGTTTTAAAATGAGCATCACATATATCTGGAAGATGATAAGTCTCAGTTATTGGGATTGTTCTCAGATTAGAGAAGATTAAGTGGGAGATttactagaggtgttcaaaattatgagggtttttttaatttattcattcatgggacatgagcTTCAATGGAAAGGCATTGATTGCCCAtatttaattgcctttgagaaggtgtttgtgagccaccttcttgaaccgctgcagtccatgtggtgtaggtacacccacagttccagaattttgatccagcaacagtgagggaacggtgataaacttccaagtcaggatggtgcccgacttggaggggatcttgcaggtgatggtgttcccatgtgtctgctgcccttgtccttctaggtggtagaggtcccaggtttggaaggtactgtcaaaggagccttggcgagttgctgcagtgaatcttgttaatggtacacactgctaccactgtgcgccagtggtggagggaatgaatgtttaaggcggtggatggggtgccgatcaagcaggctgctttgtcctggatggtgtcaagcttcttgagtgttgtaggagctgcactaaaagtggaaagtattccatcacactcctcatttGTGCTCTGTAGATCTTgggcaggctttgggagtcaggtggtgagtcacttgccgcagaattcccaacctctgatcggtccttgtagccacagtatttatatggctggtccagttaagtttctgttcaatggttacCCACAGAACGTTGCTGGAGTAGATAGGCAGAAACTGGTTCCAGAAGaccctggctgggaaatccagtGAAGAAAAGGGACAGTGATACTCATCCAATCAGCTAACATCTCACGTATGAAGAATAGTTACTCAGGAGACATACAGGAGAGGATCCAGTAGTCATGGGACTTTTATCATCGAGGCCTTGAGGAGaaaaggtgctcaaaatcatgtaaGGTTTTGATAAGGATaattaaagagaaactgtttccactggcagagaacacagatttaaagtaattgtcaaAAGAACCGGAGAGGTGATGAGGAGGATTTTCTTTTACACAGGgacagttatgatctggaatgtactgtatgAACGGGTGGTGGAGGCCCATTCaaaagggagaaaattgcagggccatcgggaaagaggaagagagagggactaAATGGAttggtctttcaaagagctggcacggggATGATGGACTGAATGCTCTCCTTCAGTTTTGTAAGATTCTATTAAAAGGGAGAAGATTGGCAACAAAAACACCAATTGATTTCAAACTCCATTATGCTGCCCAACATCACAAAAATTGCCAAGCATTTCACACATCAATAATTTTCTGATAATTATTTTACAGAATTTGACACTgtagccttctcttttgcactggtTGGAAGATCACAGCCCGAATAGCCTCCTCGAATATTGTCTTTAGGCCCTTCTGTTTGAAGGCCGAGCTTTCAATAAACTTTGCAGCTCCTGTACAAATTGAAAATAAGAAAGACATTTTCAGCTCTTGTCCTTTGTTTATTCTTGTTCAGGTGCTCCCACAGGAAGCACTTCCTTTAATGGATGGACAGTTGTGGGTCACATGCCTGTGATTTCCTGCTATTGGTGGCTGCTGAGTGAGGCTCATTCTCAGGGAGTAGGCCGGTTGTAAAAATGGCCCTACATAGGCGGTCATTTCTGAACTAACTATTGTAAGGATAGAAAGTCTTAGAAATTTGGACATGCCAATTTTATGGGTGTGCGGAGGGGTGGTAGTGTGTAAGGAATGATCCTTGTGCATGAATGGTTGAGCCCCGAGGTGCCCCCAATGATCTCAGGCCTCATTTACCGCGAGGAGTTGAGCTGATTAAGCAACAGCTCTCAACTAAGTGAGTAAAGGAGGACAACCAGGAAGGTGAGGTTGGGGCTGCAATTGAGTCGGGGATTAGCATTGGTGATTGGTAGGGTGGGAGGGGTAACGGTGGCCGACCGCGATCCACATTCTTTGAGCGTGAGGTTGGGAGGAGCACTCTGCTCTTCCCTTCTCCACATTCCGGTGGGTATTTTATAAAACCATACCTTGCTGGTTGTGATCGAACAGGAGGTCCCTTTAAGATAGTTCAATTGGTCAACCAATCTTGCAGAGGAGGCCTAAAACAGTCTTTAGACCACTTATTTACATATGCAAagggttcacagtgtttcaggtgtGGACATAGCACCAATTTATCAGCTTTTACCAACATGGCAGGTAGTGGACTTCCATCTGGTAATAAGCATACAGTTCTTGCTTGCCCTAAGCCTATCAGAGGCTTGGGAGGCAATTTAGGGCTCATAAAATGGTGGGCGGTGCTAATAAATGCCAAGCTTGCCCTTATGACCACAAAATGGTGTTACTGTGGGGTGGGGAGAGTGTGAGGAAGGAGTTAATTTTCATTTTACAGGCCAGCATTTTTGACTTGCATTTCAGATAGTGTGAGGAGATTGTCCCTCATAAAAACATGAATGGATATCGAGCTCTAGAGGAGACGTGAACATTTGCTCATCGAATGATGAGAAATACCCCATTATATCTTGGACTTGATATATAATTAACACAGAAAGCATTTGTCAATCaactgtgtttaattatatgcaagtgGAAGGCATTAATTAGGGTTTCACTTGAGCGCATATAAAGAGACACCtactgaaactgtggtgtggttgagttaggaggtgtatgtaatgtttcactctgtaaataaatggaagactgagtaaagattggctccagttctatccttcacaaaAATGGATTTCCACATGAAACATTGGGCTCGATTTTACAAGCTCGCAGTCCGCCCGCTCGGACCAGACATCGTGGAGCCGCCATGCTAttcagcatggcggctcatttaaatggctggggtgcaCTGCCCCCCACCGcaatgatgtggaggggcagaTGGTCCCTCCCCAGTAATGGCgtcaggtgccactgcgcaggtgctgacgccatttttaaagggctttgagccctatattgctatttaaatttttaaagggaaatgtgTTGTAAAAAATAAAATGTATTGACCTAGAGCCTctcccactgcacccccccccccaacgactatgcatttaattccttgccctctcctcctcaaaatacttaccttgtacacctgacctcccccccacaaagtccacaaactttaatctttaccccttcccaccatcccctacaccaatcggaaGAGTTTGACCTTgctccgcccacccccccccccccccaagcactgaaatacttaactgctcccccctcctcaccagtgttatgcctggatctccagacggagatccgaaggcgcgagaGTGCCGGCCACAATATCGGAGTGGAATGGACGATGGGAATGGATAAGTCATTCATTCCTTCATTTGCATTTTTTCACATATGTAAATTTCACTCCCGTCACCGAACGTTggtgggggctgccacgaggccttgccgctgatGGTAATATGTGGGCGTGCCTTCCCGGCGTCAGGgagtgtggcgggcctctcccagaggcattttccaatcccctcccccccacaccatgaCCCCTGACACCAGGGGGGggtggggctgtaaaattcagccctttgtgtccagaGATGAGTACAAAGCCCATGCCGTGCCTTTATTATCGGACATATGTTGCCTCTCAGGGGACAATCAATGGTCAAATTAATGTGCAATCATGCTCTCTGCTCATCTTGTAGAGGTGTCACATACCAATCTCCTTTGCTATCTGTGCACCTTGCTGATGGCTGATGGGCACCTGGTTCTTCTCCTTCAGCTTCTCTATGGTTTCTTTGTCATCCCGTAAGTCAAGCTTGGTGCCCACAAGGATGATGGGAGAGTTGGGGCAGTGTCGTTTCACCTCGGGGTACCACTGTTTAAGGAGAAGGAAAAGAAATGGGCAATTCCTGGTTCATTGGCATAGATAATTGGGCCAAcgtgaaaaagaaagacttgcattgatatagcaccttacatggtcactggacatctcaaagctttacagccaatgaagtaattgtgAAGTGTAGTCTAGTAGGAAAGCCATTTGAGGTTTATCTTTAATTTACTCTTGCACTTGTACACCAAAGCTATGGATGTCATATTGTGCTCCATTCATATAATAATACTGCCATCCTTTTACAGTCAATAGATGGAAAATCTGGTCTATTATTTATCATATTTGAGGAATCTCTAACATCTCTCCTATATTCCTAGCAGGAATATTTGAATAAAAGCTGGCAGATGTACATTGCTTATGTCTTGTCCTTCAGAATCTATGCATTTCTCTACTTTATCTGCACTACTATAGTCTTTGATCACCTCATGTTTCCTCTCTTGTTCCCACTTTAATCCAAATGGGCCATTCTATATGTTCTATATCCTCACTGTTCTTGAAAAGCAAGACTTATTACGCCACCTCCTACTCGAATGCATGACTTTCTAGGGTTTGAAACTGTGGAACTTTGTGTGGCCAGATTTTCAACAATGTGACGTCCAATTTTTCACTCAGTAATATACTATTGAGCTGTATTATAATGCATGCCAAGGTGCAGCCTTTTGAGAATAAAGCTAATATTTCACCGCACAAAATAGCAGAGATTTGACGAAATGGTTGAAAGAAAAAGGAAGCGGATAACGAGTAACCTTTGCGATCTGTACtcctgttcatagaatcatagaaacttacagcacagaaggaggccattcgccccatcgtgtctatgccagttcTGTGAGATAGCAGTCGTGCTTAGTCCCACATATTCTGTAACCATGTTCAGTTTATCAAGTATCTGTCCAACTCCATTTTATAATTATTTATGGAATTACCTTCCGCCATCTCTTACGGTTGAGCATTCCTGACAAATCTGAGTCAAAAAATTTCTCTATCTCCCGTCTAGATATTTTGCCGATGATTTTAAATCCatggcctctggttattgacccactcgttaggggggaacagtttttctctatctactctaataAAACCTCTcaccatcttgaaaacctctattaggtcacctcttaaccttctctgttccaaagagaacagtcctaacttttccaataccTCCTCATGAAGTCCCTTGTCGCTGGTAACATCCTGTGCAGTGATCCAAATCTTCCTGCTGTGGCTATTTACACAAAAACAATGTGAGGAGACTGACGTGGGGCaagccaaaactcacattcaaattcCACCCAGCATTTGCATTTTCCTTCTCCTCTGCCGACAAAGGCTGGGATTTCTAAATGTTAAATGCAAATCAAAACAAATAAACCAAGAACCCTCTGGACAACTGACAAACAGAAGGGTTAGTAGCTCAGGGTAGTGGATGACACTGGCAGTTTACTGGTTTCCCTATGTTGGGGGATCCTCGGCAAAGATCGACACACTCCCTAGGACTCGCCTTATCCCAACTTTTGGATGAGAATTCGTCTTGTGCAAAGTGAGCTTGCTGTGCATCTGGCTTGATATTCAGATCCATTCAAGTCAAGATACCCAAGACAAGTCTCTACCCCGGTATCCTCTACCGGAAGGCAAACATTGCTACCATGGCAGACAATCACATCTGGAATTTCCACCAGGGCTTCTCCAATTTCCCGCCACTTTGGCAGAAACCCCAAGAAATATGGCATAACCGGTTCTTTACGCTGTTTCTACCGAAGTTCCAGGAGAACTCTGAAAATTCTACCCCAATACTTCTTTACTAACAAACAGTGACAGAAGTGACATGGTGAATTTGTGGGACGCCTAGCATTTTCTCCACCAGATCAGTTGAAAACCCAACACTATTCATACTCCTCTCAGATATAACATCTTTTTTCAACCAAAAAAATGTTCCTCCCTCAATTTTCTGGTACTGTGCCCAGGAGTCCATTCATGTTGCCCGTCTGAACTGTAGGTGTTGGCTGGTTATTTGGCTACCAGAAGCATCACAGCTGGGCCAGACCCCATCCTGatcctcacccaacatccacatCCATGCACTTCTAGTGAAGGATCACCAGACagcaatgaagagctggaacccagGTGGATTCTCCTCATCACCAATGAAACTAGCCCAGAGGAGTGCAACAAAAGTCTCTTCTGActcgggttgccaaccctccagaattgTCCTGCAGTCTCCAGGAACTAAAGatcaatctcctggacactgctacgAGACAACCAGGAGAAAAACCATTGGAGCATTAAAAATAAAATTGTGAGGGTTTTTCTTCCATTTTCTTTGAAAACCTTTGtatattagttttttaaaaattggagaAGGGGAGAAAAATGAATTGGCCGGATAGAGTATTTAGAGGGGGGAGGTCACGTGACAAAACCTCCACCCAAGCGGAGTTGGCAACTCTTCTGATATGTCCTAAGAACCGGAGGTAAAATGAACAAAGAGCAGTCTCACTCTAGTTCCCAGTCGGAATGGGATCAGATTGTCTACATTTAATGCTGAATTCACAAACTCATCCTTTAACAACAATGGACATGGAAGAAAGCGGAGCAGTGCTATTATAAgcattactttgcatcagtctcaCACTATACCTAACCTGAGAGTATTCAAATGTTAATGCTTAGAGCAAATATTGTGAGAAAGTGTTTCACATCCCTCATCTCTAGTAAATGGATGGATTTAGTTGTAGTTCAGAATGAAGTTGCCTGCTGTTGTAAACATTAGACTTCCTGAATGAGATAACAGTTTATACATTGATCTTATCTGGTAATATGTAAATAGAGTGAAGCTATCCAAATGAAAATATATCTTGGTTTCTGTAGGATACTGTGTTTAATTAAATGCCAATTGTATTTCTGAATTGTAACAGTGGGGAGAAGGTGGtgtaatagtaatccagaggctcaggccaatgccctgggggacacaacggtggtgtagtggtaatatcactgaactagtaattcagaggcccaggccaatgccctggggacaggttcaaatcccaccatggcagctggtggaatttaaattccattaattaataaaCTCTCAAAATAAATACTCTCAGTAttgctgccatgaaactatcattgattgtcataaaaacccatctggttcactaataccctttagggaaggaaatctgccgtccttacctggtctggccgacacgtgactccaaacacacagcaatgtgtttgactcctaactgccctctgaagtggtccagcaagccactcagttcaagggcaattagggatgggcaacaaatgctggccttgccagcgacgcccacatcccgtgaaagaatacaaaaatacatttatatagcacccataATGTAGTTAAGCatcccaacgtgcttcacaggTGTACCAACAAACATTGATAATGTGTcaaaaaaggagacattaggacagctgATCAAAGAAGTGGTTATAAGGAGGGTgttaaagagggagagagagagacggcaaggtttatggaggaaattccagGGCTTAGGCAATTGAAGACAAGGCTGTCAATGGTGGAATGAAGGAattggaggccagaattggaggggtgcagGGTTTCTGAAGGATTGTAGgaatgaaggaggttacagagacagggaggggcaaggccatagagggatttgaacagaTGAAAGGAAAATAAAACAGAGGCATTCAGGGACTTTTAAGCTTGGGAAACCAGCTAAAGGTATCCAAAAACAAGCTCCTGGTCTGATGAGTTTTTGGGTGATCCTGGCAACCAAGATATTGTGGGAAATGTGAAAGAAGCTGAAAGTTATCCAACAGAACATTTCTGAGTTCTGAGATTTGATCAGGGGGTCAGGACTGTGTAGGGTGACGCTGGTGTTTACACACACATCATAATTCAGGGTCCACTGACACCAAGGTGATCACATTATCAATAAAAATAGAGGGTCCAGATTGCAGAGGATAATATTTGCTTACGGCAACTGATTTGGGGGAAGGGGTAGATTTTCAATTTGCAGCCCTGTACAAAACTTGCTCTGCGGATTAAAGCCTTGTTATAGCAAATCACCTAATTACCATTatcattgatttcaatggaaatgaaaCTTGGACAGTTTCTATAATGGCCAGCCCATCCACAACATCCTGCGGCAAGTTTAAAATCCATCTTAAAATgttgtatataaaaaaacctaaaaTTTGATGCATGGTCCGCACGACTTACACAGTCCATGCTTATCATTATCCACCTATATCTAGTAAATAGAGCTAAACCTTTCCCATTACCATAAGAGTCAGTTACAAAGGTGCTGCCTTTGGACAGTTCAATTTGTGCTCACCCTGCACTGACCGGTTTAAAAGGCCATGCTGATGTCAATCAGCTGTTCACACCTGCTTAAAGTACTTTTACCTTAAATGACGAGATTCTAGATGCAACCGCTAATGATTAGGAGAGGACGTTGCTAAGAGAGACTTTCTTTTCAAAATAAAATGTTGGTTCACTTTTACTGTCGACTGCATATAACGGGCAAATGGCGTTAATATCAATGCTATGCGGGCAAATCGCATTTGCATTAAGCGGACAACTCATGCTCACACTAATGTGCTCGCTACAAGTGGCGGGGGATTGTATTTATCTTGGTGCGCATGAAAACCATTAATAAAGTCTAGTACTGGGATGATAACCAGGTGTTGCGATGAAAAGAGACTTGAAAAACTGGGGTTGGATTCAATGAAGCAGCGAAAGTTATGCGGAATTGAATGGGGAGTTCTCAAAATCATTAAAAGGTTTCAGAGAATACATAAGGAAAGATTATTTCTACTGGAGAGTAAAGCAGGAGCAAGGAGACATAAACTCAGAAGCATAAAGGAAGAATATCTTTTTTCACATGGAGTCATTGGAATCTGGATTGCactacaacaacttggatttatatagcccctttaatgtagaaaaacatctcaaGGTTTCAGAGGAGCTTTACCACAAGTGTGATGGAGGCCAAGGCATTTAAGACAGCATTGGAAAAATATTTGAAAGGAAAACAATATTAAAATTTGTGGGGAGAAAAGCAGAGAAGTAGAGTTGCAGTAAATCTTTCTGACATGGCCTACACAGTTACAATTGTTCGGAATGGTCACTTTCTGTGCTTAAGGTCATAACATCCCATAACTCACCTTGACACGGACATTCTGAAAAGATGCGGGACTGACCAAGGAAAAGCAGATCACAAACACATCCTGGAAAAGAAGAAAGTAAAATAAATAACCCTGTGGTCCTGCAGTAGAATTTTTTCATTCCACCCAACTCCATGCCAAACTCTTGCGCTCTCTTAGGATGTAATTTGTTAATGGAGAAAGAAAGCGAGAGATTTACGACTAAGGT
Coding sequences:
- the LOC137353378 gene encoding ras-related C3 botulinum toxin substrate 1-like; the encoded protein is MMQNIKCVVVGDGAVGKTCLLITYTTNDFPEEYIPTVFDNYSTTVTVDGHVVNLGLWDTAGQEDYDKLRPLSYPQTDVFVICFSLVSPASFQNVRVKWYPEVKRHCPNSPIILVGTKLDLRDDKETIEKLKEKNQVPISHQQGAQIAKEIGAAKFIESSAFKQKGLKTIFEEAIRAVIFQPVQKRRLQCQIL